From Alcaligenes faecalis, the proteins below share one genomic window:
- a CDS encoding GntR family transcriptional regulator produces MTTIKTASHSDGVYESVRAHVLGLVKDIDEPVRVREEELAKMLNVSRTPVREALLRLGQEGILTMEPRRGALLSPLTKQDYIEWLKLRIELEAFAAREAALNASQRDVDALRALFAPFNQDNVEERVSEYAAANVEFHAAIMRLAANSLLEKVWKSFGHRDMLKTKTIERLKRAHESLAEHLAMIDAIEKRDAALADRLAREHVQGLLTQTLNSSNNIR; encoded by the coding sequence ATGACCACGATCAAAACAGCAAGTCACAGCGATGGGGTGTATGAGTCGGTGCGGGCTCACGTTCTTGGCCTGGTGAAGGATATTGATGAACCCGTGCGGGTTCGGGAAGAAGAGCTGGCCAAGATGCTCAATGTCAGCCGCACGCCGGTGCGCGAAGCGCTGCTGCGTCTGGGGCAGGAGGGCATTTTGACCATGGAGCCTCGGCGCGGAGCCTTGCTCTCGCCTTTGACCAAGCAGGACTACATCGAATGGCTGAAGTTGCGTATTGAACTGGAAGCCTTTGCGGCGCGTGAAGCTGCTTTGAATGCCTCGCAGCGGGACGTGGATGCCTTGCGCGCTCTGTTTGCGCCCTTCAATCAAGACAATGTGGAAGAGCGTGTCAGCGAATATGCGGCAGCCAATGTGGAGTTTCATGCGGCCATCATGCGTCTGGCTGCAAACAGCTTGCTGGAGAAGGTGTGGAAGTCCTTTGGGCACCGCGACATGCTCAAGACCAAAACCATCGAGCGCTTGAAACGTGCACATGAGTCTTTGGCCGAGCATCTGGCCATGATCGACGCGATTGAAAAACGGGACGCGGCGCTGGCAGATCGCCTGGCGCGTGAGCACGTTCAAGGGCTGCTGACGCAAACCTTGAACAGTTCCAACAACATCCGATAA
- a CDS encoding fumarylacetoacetate hydrolase family protein, whose product MKLLTFVAAGETHLGGMLDDDRVVDLTQAWGMYEHPLSARQAPTEVIDAIFMGDEILISLQLLMEQASQAKAPVHAAEDLCFLAPVPNPAKNIFCVGRNYRAHIVEGNLARGRAADDFPKALEFFSKPPTTVVGHQALVSRHAAHTKMLDYEVELGIVIGKEGRDIPVEDALDYVFGYTVINDITARDLQALHGQWFKGKSLDGTCPIGPVVALKTSIADPNALDLELEVNGELRQSANTSDMLFDVPNIIAQLSAGMTLEPGDIIATGTPSGVGFAMQPPRSLEPGDVIKARIPAIGELVTTIE is encoded by the coding sequence ATGAAGTTACTGACCTTTGTAGCCGCAGGGGAAACGCATTTGGGCGGAATGCTGGACGATGATCGGGTGGTAGACCTGACGCAGGCCTGGGGGATGTACGAGCATCCCTTAAGTGCTCGGCAAGCGCCCACTGAAGTCATCGATGCCATTTTTATGGGTGACGAGATCCTGATCAGCCTGCAACTTTTGATGGAGCAGGCAAGCCAGGCCAAGGCTCCCGTCCATGCCGCTGAGGATCTGTGTTTTCTGGCTCCTGTGCCGAACCCGGCTAAAAACATTTTCTGTGTGGGACGCAATTACCGTGCCCACATCGTGGAAGGCAATCTGGCACGTGGTCGCGCGGCGGATGATTTCCCCAAAGCACTGGAGTTTTTCAGCAAACCGCCCACTACGGTGGTGGGCCATCAGGCCCTGGTCAGCCGCCATGCGGCCCACACCAAAATGCTGGATTACGAAGTGGAGCTGGGCATTGTGATCGGCAAGGAAGGCCGGGACATTCCGGTTGAAGACGCGCTGGATTACGTCTTTGGCTACACGGTGATCAACGATATTACGGCGCGCGACCTGCAAGCACTGCATGGCCAGTGGTTCAAGGGCAAGTCTTTGGACGGCACCTGCCCGATTGGGCCGGTAGTGGCACTGAAAACGTCCATCGCAGATCCCAACGCGCTGGATCTTGAATTGGAAGTGAATGGCGAACTGCGCCAATCGGCCAATACGTCGGACATGTTGTTCGATGTGCCCAACATCATCGCCCAGTTGTCGGCGGGCATGACCTTGGAGCCGGGAGACATTATTGCGACAGGTACACCTTCCGGGGTGGGTTTTGCCATGCAACCTCCGCGCTCTTTGGAACCAGGCGATGTCATCAAAGCTCGCATCCCCGCTATTGGCGAGCTGGTCACTACTATTGAGTAA
- a CDS encoding MFS transporter → MSTHQTMNTAGSRPARLSLTQQERKASILLALLFACRMLGLFLLTPVFAVAAHSLPGGNDAARVGLALGAYGLTQAVLQIPLGMASDRFGRRPIIVIGMALFVIGGVISALAQSIDWVTVGRCIQGLGAVSAAISAWVADSTRPEVRTRAMAMVGGSIGLSFAVSLVLSPVLVGQFGLSGLFWAISLLGFVCLLIAAFVVPSAPKAPASIVQVTAGQVLRHMDLLRLNFGVFCLHFILMSLFIVVPGILATLGGYGTQDLWKVYLPVILVSFVLMVPAVFWTETRKRHKHALELSVLLLIVVLAVMPWARDSLVPMVAALTFFFIGFNVLEALQPSLVSRVAPPEYKGLALGFYNTSQSLGVFAGGLIGGILAGRGLTQWVLWTGAALALLWLLTARGFKDKY, encoded by the coding sequence ATGAGTACACACCAAACCATGAATACGGCCGGATCGCGCCCAGCGCGCCTGAGTCTGACTCAGCAAGAGCGCAAGGCCAGCATCCTGCTTGCCCTGTTGTTTGCCTGTCGAATGCTGGGTCTGTTTTTGCTGACCCCGGTCTTTGCGGTTGCAGCCCATTCCCTGCCCGGCGGTAACGACGCCGCCCGTGTGGGTCTGGCATTGGGTGCCTATGGTCTGACGCAGGCTGTCTTGCAGATTCCCTTGGGGATGGCATCGGACCGTTTTGGACGCAGGCCGATTATCGTCATCGGCATGGCCTTGTTCGTGATCGGTGGGGTGATCTCCGCACTGGCCCAGAGTATTGACTGGGTGACGGTAGGCCGCTGTATTCAAGGTCTGGGGGCAGTTTCAGCGGCAATTTCCGCCTGGGTTGCCGACTCCACCCGTCCCGAAGTGCGCACACGTGCCATGGCCATGGTGGGTGGCTCGATTGGGCTGTCTTTTGCTGTATCGCTGGTGCTCTCGCCAGTGCTGGTGGGGCAATTTGGTTTGTCGGGACTGTTCTGGGCCATCAGCTTGCTGGGCTTTGTCTGCTTGTTGATTGCCGCTTTTGTGGTGCCCAGCGCACCTAAAGCTCCTGCGTCGATTGTGCAGGTCACCGCCGGACAGGTTCTGCGCCATATGGACTTGCTGCGCTTGAACTTTGGCGTGTTCTGTCTGCACTTTATCTTGATGTCTCTGTTCATTGTGGTGCCGGGCATTCTGGCTACCTTGGGTGGCTACGGCACTCAGGATTTGTGGAAGGTGTACCTGCCCGTTATCCTGGTTTCCTTTGTGCTGATGGTGCCAGCGGTGTTCTGGACAGAGACCCGCAAGCGTCACAAGCATGCGCTGGAACTGTCTGTGTTGCTGCTGATTGTGGTGCTGGCCGTGATGCCATGGGCGCGCGATTCGCTGGTTCCCATGGTGGCTGCGCTGACCTTTTTCTTCATCGGCTTTAATGTGCTGGAAGCCTTGCAGCCTTCTTTGGTGTCGCGTGTGGCACCACCAGAATACAAAGGGTTGGCGCTGGGTTTTTACAACACCTCCCAGTCCCTGGGCGTATTTGCCGGCGGCCTGATCGGCGGCATCCTGGCAGGGCGAGGGCTCACTCAATGGGTCTTGTGGACCGGCGCAGCCTTGGCTTTGCTCTGGTTGCTGACAGCACGCGGTTTCAAAGACAAATATTAA
- the aroB gene encoding 3-dehydroquinate synthase encodes MSVVHVDAQGGAYPIHIAAGRLAQLADTVPADTSAIAIVTNPTVAALYLAPVKEALAATGKPVHVIELPDGEAYKNWGSLNLIFDALLGGHLDRKALIVALGGGVIGDMAGFAAACFMRGVRFVQVPTTLLAQVDSSVGGKTAINHPLGKNMVGAFYQPIAVEVDTDVLRTLPAREISAGLAEVIKYGMIYDLDFFNWCEEQIDPMRTLAQEQIVYAIRRSCEVKAEVVSQDERESGLRAILNFGHTFGHAIESGMGYGQWLHGEAVGCGMIMAAELSALVCGLPAQDVARIKALVQASGCPITPPQWPAGRWLELMQVDKKNEGGQLRFVLLDKLGHAKVQAVAPDVVRQALARFTTVEQE; translated from the coding sequence ATGTCTGTAGTGCATGTTGACGCCCAGGGTGGCGCTTATCCCATCCACATCGCCGCCGGGCGTCTGGCGCAGCTTGCAGACACGGTACCAGCCGATACGTCTGCCATTGCCATCGTCACCAATCCTACGGTGGCGGCCTTGTACCTGGCGCCTGTGAAGGAGGCCCTGGCCGCAACGGGCAAGCCTGTCCATGTGATCGAGCTGCCTGATGGTGAAGCCTACAAGAACTGGGGATCCCTGAACCTGATTTTTGATGCGCTGCTGGGTGGTCACCTGGATCGCAAGGCCCTGATCGTGGCTTTGGGCGGTGGCGTTATTGGCGATATGGCCGGTTTTGCCGCAGCCTGCTTCATGCGTGGGGTGCGTTTTGTGCAAGTGCCGACGACTTTGCTGGCGCAGGTGGACTCCTCAGTAGGCGGCAAGACGGCTATCAACCACCCGTTGGGCAAGAATATGGTGGGCGCGTTCTACCAGCCTATCGCCGTGGAAGTGGACACGGACGTACTCAGGACTTTGCCTGCGCGAGAGATTTCCGCCGGTCTGGCTGAAGTCATCAAATACGGCATGATTTACGATCTGGATTTCTTCAACTGGTGTGAAGAGCAGATTGATCCCATGCGCACGTTGGCACAAGAGCAAATCGTCTATGCGATTCGCCGCTCCTGCGAGGTCAAGGCTGAAGTCGTTTCCCAGGATGAACGCGAATCTGGCTTGCGCGCTATTTTGAATTTTGGTCACACTTTTGGCCACGCGATCGAGTCCGGCATGGGCTACGGTCAATGGCTGCATGGCGAGGCCGTGGGCTGCGGCATGATCATGGCTGCCGAGCTATCCGCCCTGGTTTGTGGCTTGCCGGCTCAGGATGTGGCTCGTATCAAAGCCCTGGTGCAAGCCAGCGGATGCCCGATCACACCACCACAATGGCCTGCGGGTCGCTGGCTGGAGTTGATGCAGGTGGACAAGAAAAATGAAGGTGGCCAGCTGCGCTTTGTGCTGCTGGATAAATTAGGTCATGCCAAGGTGCAGGCGGTCGCGCCTGATGTGGTGCGCCAGGCATTGGCCCGCTTTACAACGGTGGAACAGGAGTAA
- a CDS encoding shikimate kinase encodes MNHSLPAELMPVEHPDPLSDAELLHLQQTGPRPIILVGMMGAGKTTIGRQLARELKREFMDLDHELEARSGVRVSTIFEFEGEQGFRKRESAVLDICSRQTGIVLATGGGAILSEANRQIIKDRGIVVYLCATVDELYRRVARDRNRPLLQTADPRARIQELLQAREPLYEEVADVRFETGSAPVHHAVRHLLSLLKERGC; translated from the coding sequence ATGAACCACTCTTTACCCGCCGAGCTGATGCCTGTAGAACATCCTGATCCCTTATCAGACGCCGAGCTGCTCCATTTACAACAAACTGGCCCACGTCCCATTATTTTGGTGGGCATGATGGGTGCCGGTAAAACGACCATTGGTCGTCAATTGGCGCGGGAACTCAAGCGCGAGTTTATGGACCTGGACCACGAGCTGGAAGCCCGTAGCGGCGTGCGAGTGTCCACTATCTTTGAGTTCGAAGGCGAGCAAGGGTTCCGCAAACGTGAATCTGCGGTGCTCGATATTTGTTCGCGCCAGACCGGAATTGTGCTGGCAACGGGAGGCGGGGCCATTTTGTCCGAGGCCAATCGCCAGATCATCAAAGATCGCGGTATCGTAGTGTACTTGTGCGCCACCGTAGACGAGCTGTACCGCCGTGTGGCCCGAGACCGTAACCGGCCGCTGCTGCAAACAGCGGACCCACGCGCCCGCATCCAGGAACTGCTGCAAGCGCGCGAACCCCTCTATGAAGAAGTGGCAGATGTCCGCTTTGAAACTGGCTCGGCGCCAGTCCATCATGCGGTGCGCCACTTATTGTCCCTGTTGAAAGAACGAGGTTGCTAA
- a CDS encoding Bug family tripartite tricarboxylate transporter substrate binding protein: MRFKLILSGVAALSALTAVPSLAAAQDYPTKPITIIVPFPAGGTLDNLTRSLAQKMSDDFKQPVIIDNKPGAGTVIGTEIVARAAPDGYTLGMVANSFAINPSLYDNLRYDTVKDFTPVSWVAYTPHLLVANPDVPVKSLADVIATAKSKPGELSFASFGAGTSPHIAIERLKSEAKIDVLHIPYKGQAPALNDLLGGHVDMMFANTPDVLPHVKSGKLRAIALANDARLESIPDVPTFKEAGVDNMNSNSWYGVIVPSGTPAPIVEKLSAEFVRIVNLPEIRERLLAQGLEPAGTTSAEFAEYLKSEMEMAATVVKASGASVQ, from the coding sequence ATGCGCTTCAAGTTAATTTTGTCAGGCGTGGCTGCATTAAGCGCTTTAACGGCTGTGCCTTCGCTTGCGGCGGCACAGGACTATCCCACCAAACCTATCACCATCATTGTTCCGTTCCCGGCGGGCGGCACACTGGATAACCTGACCCGCAGTCTGGCGCAGAAAATGTCGGATGATTTCAAGCAGCCCGTCATCATCGACAACAAACCCGGTGCCGGTACGGTGATTGGTACTGAAATCGTGGCCCGTGCCGCGCCGGATGGCTACACCCTGGGGATGGTGGCAAACAGTTTTGCCATTAATCCCAGCCTGTACGACAACCTGCGTTACGACACGGTGAAGGACTTTACGCCGGTTAGCTGGGTGGCCTACACGCCGCACTTGCTGGTAGCGAACCCGGATGTGCCGGTCAAGAGTCTGGCGGATGTCATTGCTACGGCGAAATCCAAACCGGGTGAGCTGTCCTTTGCGTCCTTTGGTGCAGGTACGTCACCGCATATCGCCATCGAACGTTTGAAGTCAGAAGCCAAGATTGATGTGCTGCATATTCCGTACAAAGGTCAGGCCCCGGCGTTGAACGATTTGCTGGGCGGTCATGTGGACATGATGTTTGCCAATACGCCCGATGTTTTGCCCCACGTGAAATCCGGCAAGCTGCGTGCGATTGCACTGGCGAATGACGCTCGTCTGGAATCCATCCCGGACGTGCCTACCTTCAAAGAAGCAGGCGTGGACAATATGAACTCCAACTCCTGGTATGGCGTGATTGTGCCTTCCGGTACGCCAGCACCGATTGTGGAGAAACTGAGTGCTGAATTTGTCCGCATTGTGAACCTGCCTGAAATCCGCGAGCGCTTGTTGGCTCAAGGTCTGGAACCGGCGGGTACGACCTCGGCCGAGTTTGCCGAGTATCTGAAGTCTGAAATGGAAATGGCCGCCACAGTGGTAAAAGCCTCCGGCGCCAGCGTGCAGTAA
- the uvrA gene encoding excinuclease ABC subunit UvrA → MEAIRIRGARTHNLKNVSVDLPRHQLVVLTGLSGSGKSSLAFDTLYAEGQRRYVESLSAYARQFLQLMDKPDVDLIEGLSPAIAIEQKAAGHNPRSTVGTTTEIHDYLRLLYARVGTPYCPEHHLALQAHSVSQMVDQILQWEPETRIAVLAPMHRGLVGDLQLELRGLQAQGFVRVRVDGEISSIEDLPALDAQQAHDLDLVIDRLRIRPDSQQRLAESLETALSTSNGRCLVVNLDNGVEQPYSSHYACPVCDYSLPELEPRLFSFNNPAGACPDCSGLGQVDVFDPERVVAFPELSLAGGAIAGWDRRNAFTYTLLTSLAAHYHFDIEAPFESLPEELRRTVLYGSGAEEIPFLYLNEKGRTTVKTHPFEGVIPNLQRRWAETDSSAVREELNKLRRTQTCPACHGARLRLEARHVRIGDDPVPSHAGCKHHAGTASANPAAIHVDTLSDNAAQCTQTSSTTQGQAKGLAIYEVEALALSDCLAWFERLSLTGAKKEIADRIVREIRLRLEFLNNVGLNYLSLDRSADTISGGEAQRIRLASQIGSGLTGVMYVLDEPSIGLHQRDNDKLIQTLQHLRDLGNSVIVVEHDEDMIRTADYVIDMGPGAGEHGGQITAQGSPADLAQNPDSLTGQYLSGKRQIAVPKRRSVDDSLNWLRLYGASGNNLKSVDLAIPAGRLVCITGVSGSGKSTLINDTLATAFSHLLHRAHAEPAPYERMEGLEHFDKIINVDQTPIGRTPRSNPATYTGMFTAIRELFASVPEARLRGYDPGRFSFNVKGGRCEACQGDGVVKVEMHFLPDVYVPCDVCQGRRYNRETLDIRYRGRNISEVLDLTVEQALEYFDAVPAVARKLTTLIDVGLSYIRLGQSATTLSGGEAQRVKLSLELSKRSTGQTLYVLDEPTTGLHFQDIAVLLEVLDKLVESGNSVVVIEHNLDVIKTADWIVDMGPEGGQGGGQIVVQGTPETVAACEQSHTGRYLKPLLQR, encoded by the coding sequence ATGGAAGCCATCCGCATTCGTGGTGCCCGTACCCACAACCTGAAAAATGTCTCCGTAGACCTGCCACGCCACCAGTTGGTCGTGCTGACGGGGCTGTCCGGTTCTGGGAAATCCTCTCTTGCCTTCGACACTTTGTATGCCGAGGGCCAGCGGCGCTATGTGGAAAGCCTGTCCGCTTATGCACGTCAGTTTTTGCAACTGATGGACAAGCCAGATGTGGACTTGATCGAAGGTTTGTCGCCTGCCATCGCCATCGAGCAAAAGGCAGCAGGCCATAACCCGCGTTCCACCGTGGGAACCACTACTGAAATCCACGATTATTTGCGTCTATTGTACGCGCGCGTCGGCACTCCTTACTGCCCGGAACACCACTTGGCCCTGCAAGCTCATAGCGTGAGCCAGATGGTAGACCAGATTCTGCAATGGGAGCCTGAAACCCGCATTGCCGTACTGGCTCCCATGCATCGCGGTCTGGTGGGTGATCTGCAACTGGAGCTGCGTGGCCTGCAAGCCCAGGGCTTTGTGCGGGTACGGGTAGACGGCGAAATTTCCAGTATTGAAGATCTGCCTGCGCTTGATGCCCAGCAGGCGCACGATCTGGACCTGGTGATAGACCGGCTGCGTATCCGGCCCGATAGCCAGCAACGTCTGGCAGAAAGCCTGGAAACCGCCCTGTCCACCAGCAATGGCCGTTGTCTGGTGGTCAATCTGGACAATGGAGTGGAGCAGCCCTATTCCAGCCACTACGCCTGCCCGGTCTGTGACTATTCCCTGCCCGAGCTGGAGCCACGCCTGTTCAGCTTCAACAATCCGGCAGGTGCCTGCCCGGACTGTAGTGGCCTGGGGCAAGTAGATGTATTTGATCCCGAACGCGTGGTGGCCTTCCCGGAACTGAGTCTGGCGGGCGGTGCCATTGCGGGCTGGGACCGACGCAATGCCTTTACCTACACCTTGCTGACCAGTCTGGCGGCTCATTATCACTTTGATATAGAGGCTCCCTTCGAGTCTCTACCCGAAGAACTGCGCCGCACCGTGCTGTATGGCTCCGGCGCGGAGGAAATTCCCTTTCTCTATTTGAATGAGAAGGGCCGCACTACGGTAAAAACGCACCCATTTGAAGGGGTGATTCCGAATCTGCAGCGTCGCTGGGCGGAGACCGATTCCAGCGCCGTGCGCGAGGAACTGAACAAGCTGCGTCGCACCCAGACCTGCCCGGCCTGCCATGGCGCACGTCTGCGTCTGGAGGCGCGTCACGTCCGCATTGGGGACGATCCAGTTCCCAGCCATGCAGGGTGCAAGCATCATGCAGGCACCGCGTCTGCCAACCCAGCAGCCATCCATGTCGACACGCTGTCTGACAATGCTGCACAGTGCACGCAAACCAGCTCCACAACTCAGGGACAAGCCAAGGGTCTGGCCATTTATGAAGTCGAAGCCCTGGCTCTGTCTGACTGCCTGGCCTGGTTCGAGCGTCTGTCACTAACAGGCGCGAAAAAAGAAATTGCCGACCGCATCGTGCGTGAAATCCGGCTGCGGCTGGAATTTCTGAACAATGTGGGTCTGAACTATCTGTCTCTGGACCGCAGCGCCGACACCATTTCCGGTGGCGAGGCACAGCGTATTCGTCTGGCCAGCCAGATCGGCTCCGGTCTGACCGGCGTGATGTATGTTCTGGACGAGCCCTCCATTGGCCTGCACCAGCGCGATAACGACAAGCTGATCCAGACCCTGCAACACCTGCGGGACCTGGGCAATAGCGTGATTGTGGTCGAGCACGACGAGGACATGATACGCACCGCCGACTATGTCATCGATATGGGCCCCGGCGCTGGCGAACATGGCGGTCAAATTACCGCTCAAGGTTCACCCGCAGATCTGGCCCAGAACCCCGACTCTCTGACTGGCCAGTACCTGTCCGGCAAGCGCCAGATTGCTGTCCCCAAACGACGTTCAGTGGATGACAGCCTGAACTGGCTGCGTCTGTACGGTGCCAGCGGCAATAATCTGAAGTCCGTTGATTTGGCGATTCCGGCTGGACGACTGGTCTGCATTACGGGCGTGTCCGGCTCGGGCAAGTCCACGCTGATCAACGACACGCTGGCAACCGCTTTCTCGCATTTGCTGCACCGTGCCCATGCCGAACCGGCGCCCTACGAGCGCATGGAAGGCCTGGAGCATTTCGACAAGATCATCAACGTCGATCAAACCCCGATTGGTCGTACCCCGCGCAGTAATCCGGCCACCTACACGGGCATGTTCACTGCTATTCGTGAGCTGTTCGCCAGCGTGCCCGAGGCACGTTTGCGCGGTTACGACCCAGGTCGCTTCTCCTTTAACGTCAAGGGCGGCCGCTGCGAGGCCTGCCAGGGCGACGGCGTGGTCAAGGTAGAGATGCACTTCCTGCCTGACGTGTATGTACCTTGTGATGTCTGCCAGGGCCGACGCTACAACCGCGAGACGCTGGATATTCGCTACCGTGGCCGCAATATCAGCGAAGTGCTGGACCTGACGGTTGAGCAGGCACTGGAATACTTTGATGCGGTCCCTGCCGTTGCGCGCAAACTGACTACCTTGATTGATGTAGGCCTGTCCTACATCCGCCTGGGTCAAAGCGCGACCACCCTGTCTGGTGGTGAAGCACAGCGGGTGAAATTGTCACTGGAACTGTCCAAACGCAGCACCGGCCAGACGCTGTACGTGCTGGACGAACCAACAACTGGCCTGCACTTTCAAGACATAGCTGTCCTGCTGGAAGTTCTGGACAAGCTGGTTGAGTCTGGCAATAGCGTGGTCGTGATTGAGCACAATCTGGATGTGATAAAAACGGCAGACTGGATTGTGGACATGGGACCGGAAGGCGGCCAGGGCGGTGGGCAGATTGTGGTGCAAGGCACCCCGGAGACGGTTGCTGCCTGTGAGCAAAGCCATACAGGGCGCTATTTGAAGCCTTTATTGCAGCGCTAA
- the ssb gene encoding single-stranded DNA-binding protein — MASVNKVILVGNLGRDPEVRYSAEGSAICNISIATTSQWKDRTSGERREETEWHRVVFYNRLAEIAGEYLRKGRPVYVEGRLRTRKWTGQDGQERFTTEIIAEQMQMLGGRDGGDMGGGSMGGGEYGGGGAPAPQRAQRPAPQQQQQQQAPRNNAPMSDNLADMDDDIPF, encoded by the coding sequence ATGGCATCGGTAAATAAAGTCATTCTGGTGGGCAATCTTGGCCGCGACCCAGAAGTACGCTACAGCGCAGAAGGATCGGCCATCTGCAATATTTCCATTGCCACGACTTCGCAGTGGAAAGACCGTACCTCCGGCGAGCGCCGTGAGGAAACCGAATGGCACCGTGTGGTGTTCTACAACCGTCTGGCTGAAATCGCGGGTGAGTACCTGCGCAAAGGCCGTCCCGTTTACGTAGAAGGTCGCCTGCGCACCCGTAAATGGACAGGTCAGGATGGTCAGGAGCGTTTCACGACCGAGATCATCGCCGAGCAAATGCAAATGCTGGGTGGCCGTGACGGTGGTGATATGGGCGGCGGCAGCATGGGTGGTGGCGAATACGGTGGCGGTGGTGCACCAGCTCCGCAACGTGCTCAGCGCCCAGCGCCTCAGCAACAGCAGCAACAACAGGCCCCACGTAATAACGCTCCTATGTCGGACAATCTGGCCGATATGGATGACGATATTCCGTTCTGA
- a CDS encoding deoxyguanosinetriphosphate triphosphohydrolase has product MQMLAAYACHPEQSRGRRYAEAAPQGRNAFQRDRDRIIHCNAFRLLEYKTQVFINHEGDLFRTRLTHSLEVAQLARAIARNLGLHEDLIEAISLAHDLGHTPFGHAGQDTLNSCMQSLRPEAGGFEHNLQSLRIVDELEERYAAFNGLNLCFETREGILKHCSLKHARELGEVGQRFIDRTQPSLEAQMANLADEIAYNNHDIDDGLRSGLIRLEQLLELRLFNSHYEHVQAQYPGLSGQRLVAEIIRGMINTLVVDLTETTRAKLEEHRPDSVDAIRHLPRLAGFSPEMRAQADELKRFLHANLYRHYRVVRMMSKAQNIVRELFHAFLDDPRLLAAEHRREDPIAQARAIADYIAGMTDRHAIREHDAIFKM; this is encoded by the coding sequence ATGCAAATGCTTGCCGCTTATGCCTGTCACCCTGAACAGTCCCGCGGTCGGCGTTATGCAGAGGCAGCGCCCCAAGGCCGTAACGCCTTTCAGCGGGACCGCGACCGGATTATTCACTGCAATGCCTTTCGTTTGCTGGAATACAAGACCCAGGTTTTCATTAACCACGAAGGTGATTTATTTCGAACACGATTGACGCATAGTCTGGAAGTGGCTCAGCTGGCGCGGGCCATTGCCCGCAATCTTGGCCTGCACGAAGATCTTATCGAAGCCATCTCCCTGGCCCATGATTTGGGCCACACCCCATTTGGTCACGCAGGTCAGGACACCCTGAACAGCTGCATGCAAAGCCTGCGCCCCGAGGCGGGGGGCTTTGAGCATAATCTGCAAAGTCTTCGAATTGTGGACGAGCTGGAAGAGCGCTATGCCGCCTTCAATGGCCTGAATCTGTGTTTTGAAACCCGCGAGGGGATTTTGAAGCACTGTTCCCTTAAGCATGCGCGTGAATTGGGCGAGGTGGGCCAGCGCTTTATAGATCGCACCCAGCCATCGCTGGAAGCACAAATGGCCAATCTGGCCGATGAAATTGCTTACAACAATCACGATATTGATGACGGTTTGCGCTCCGGTCTGATCCGCTTGGAACAATTGCTGGAACTGCGCCTGTTCAACAGTCATTACGAGCATGTACAGGCCCAATATCCGGGCTTGAGCGGTCAACGTTTGGTGGCGGAGATTATCCGCGGCATGATCAACACGCTAGTGGTGGATTTAACGGAAACCACGCGTGCCAAGCTGGAAGAGCATAGGCCTGACAGCGTGGATGCGATTCGCCATCTGCCTCGTTTGGCCGGATTTTCGCCAGAGATGCGGGCGCAGGCTGATGAGCTCAAACGCTTCTTGCACGCGAATCTGTATCGCCACTACAGGGTGGTGCGCATGATGAGCAAGGCGCAGAATATTGTGCGTGAACTGTTCCACGCTTTTCTGGATGATCCTCGTTTGTTGGCGGCGGAGCATCGCCGTGAAGACCCGATTGCTCAGGCCCGTGCCATTGCTGATTACATCGCTGGCATGACGGACCGCCACGCTATTCGCGAGCACGACGCTATCTTCAAGATGTAG